Proteins encoded together in one Branchiostoma lanceolatum isolate klBraLanc5 chromosome 11, klBraLanc5.hap2, whole genome shotgun sequence window:
- the LOC136444961 gene encoding NAD kinase 2, mitochondrial-like, translated as MARLFLRRMYRNKMFERTFCSQNAPNDPPVFRPEKVLVVSKMSRYEFEKHKQPYLSEDELRRRLAARGSNYEGLMKRHKIHTRNLESVTEALRSHGVEVKVVQKHEYTPEKVNWADVIMSAGGDGTFLMAASHILTRKKPLIGVNTDPSRSEGFLCLPKEFSGKFSRALDRLLAGKFRWRWRNRIRITLEGYQVSLIDPVDLDDLELGAHDHLGPHRDYRYQSESDDERLLNPSERPLDATETTVLPIRALNEIFIGETRASRTSYYELSVDGRRWEKQKSSGLTVCTGTGSSSWSLHINQLTYQSTREILRIVNEETNSRVSIDSDVITRVMRRYNNSLMFDASEPKMTYTVRDPIINGVFSVKNPRGFAKRITVRSRCWDACLAVDGGFSFQFNDGAMASLEILPEDALRTVILD; from the exons ATGGCACGATTATTTCTTCGCCGTATGTACAGAAATAAGATGTTTGAAAGGACGTTTTGCTCCCAAAATGCGCCAAACGACCCTCCGGTTTTCCGACCGGAAAAAGTTCTTGTCGTCAGCAAGATGTCACGTTATGAGTTCGAGAAACACAAACAGCCGTACCTGTCTGAGGACGAGCTAAGGAGACGG TTAGCAGCCCGAGGTTCCAACTATGAAGGTCTGATGAAACGACACAAAATCCACACCAGGAACCTGGAGTCAGTCACAGAGGCACTCAG AAGCCACGGTGTGGAGGTCAAGGTCGTACAGAAACACGAGTACACCCCAGAGAAGGTCAACTGGGCTGATGTCATCATGTCTGCTGGAG GTGATGGTACGTTCCTGATGGCTGCCAGTCACATCCTGACCAGGAAGAAACCATTAATAGGGGTGAACACTGACCCCTCCAGGTCCGAGGGGTTCCTGTGTTTACCCAAGGAGTTCTCTGGGAAATTCTCACGTGCGCTGGACAGACTGTTGGCTGGGAAGTTCAG ATGGAGATGGAGGAACAGGATTCGCATCACCCTGGAGGGGTACCAGGTCAGCCTCATCGACCCCGTGGACCTGGACGACCTTGAACTGGGAGCTCACGATCACCTTGGACCTCACAGAGACTAcag ATACCAGAGTGAGTCTGACGATGAGCGACTGTTGAATCCATCGGAGCGACCGTTGGACGCCACAGAGACGACCGTGCTGCCCATTCGCGCGCTGAACGAAATCTTCATCGGGGAGACCAGGGCCTCCAG gACGTCGTACTACGAGTTGTCGGTTGATGGACGTCGCTGGGAGAAACAGAAAAGCTCAGGACTGACCGTGTGTACTGGGACAGGGTCATCATCATG GTCCCTCCATATCAACCAGCTGACCTACCAGAGCACTAGAGAGATCCTCAGGATAG TCAATGAAGAAACCAATTCTCGAGTCTCGATAGATTCGGATGTCATCACTAGAG TGATGAGAAGATACAACAACTCCCTGATGTTTGACGCTAGCGAACCTAAGATGACGTACACGGTACGAGACCCGATCATTAACGGAGTTTTCTCAGTCAAGAACCCAAGAGGGTTCGCTAAAAG aaTCACGGTCCGATCGCGCTGCTGGGACGCCTGTCTGGCAGTGGACGGGGGATTCTCCTTCCAGTTCAACGACGGAGCGATGGCGTCTCTCGAAATCCTCCCGGAGGACGCCCTTCGAACTGTGATTTTGGACTGA